In Thunnus maccoyii chromosome 11, fThuMac1.1, whole genome shotgun sequence, one genomic interval encodes:
- the LOC121907525 gene encoding carboxypeptidase O-like: MKGKLWILGLFLLINGGLETSHGLVDGLESMWNYDYTKYHPMDEIYRWMEDVKQRNPELISSTVYGHTYEGRNITLLKLGLENPKGKEKKVIWVDCGIHAREWIAPAFCQWFVKEIVQSYKTNEKLEQMLQNVDVYVTPVINVDGYIFTWANDSTRLWRKSRSPPPPGGSCYGVDLNRNFNANWGTVGVSFNSCALTYCGESPGSEPEAKAVMDFVGKMIKQTLLFLTIHSAGQLILLPYGHPEIYAPNYNELVSVGEAAAAEMKKVHGMNYTVGTSPQILYANSGSSRDWARLSGIPFSYTFELRDKGNFSHLLPEEQIQPACEEAYAGALSIITYVHDKAFNSSTLPNAAVITVTGNVMKIWSTMMAVFLTTGVLV; the protein is encoded by the exons ATGAAAGGTAAACTTTGGATTCTAGGTTTGTTCCTGCTAATAAACGGTGGTTTGGAGACTTCTCATGG TTTAGTGGATGGTTTGGAATCGATGTGGAATTATGACTACACCAAATATCACCCTATGGATGAG ATATACCGCTGGATGGAAGATGTGAAGCAAAGGAACCCCGAACTGATTTCCTCTACTGTCTATGGACACACCTATGAAGGAAGAAACATCACACTGCTGAAG TTGGGACTAGAAAACCCGAAGGGCAAAGAGAAGAAGGTGATATGGGTGGACTGTGGTATTCACGCTCGGGAGTGGATCGCCCCCGCTTTCTGTCAGTGGTTTGTCAAAGAG ATTGTGCAGTCATACAAAACCAATGAAAAGCTGGAGCAGATGCTGCAGAATGTTGACGTCTATGTTACTCCTGTGATCAATGTGGATGGATATATATTCACCTGGGCCAATGACAGT ACTCGTCTGTGGAGAAAGTCTCGTTCCCCCCCTCCTCCAGGTGGTAGCTGTTACGGTGTTGACCTCAACAGAAACTTTAATGCCAACTGGGGAA CGGTTGGAGTGTCATTTAACAGTTGTGCACTCACCTACTGTGGGGAATCACCAGGATCAGAGCCTGAGGCTAAAGCTGTGATGGACTTTGTCG gTAAGATGATTAAGCAGACTCTACTTTTCCTCACCATCCATTCTGCTGGACAACTTATACTCCTTCCATATGGCCACCCTGAGATTTATGCACCCAACTACAATGAACTG GTTTCAGTTGGTGAGGCAGCAGCAGCCGAAATGAAGAAGGTGCATGGAATGAACTACACCGTAGGAACATCTCCACAGATCCTCT ATGCGAATTCAGGTTCAAGTCGTGACTGGGCTCGTCTCAGTGGCATCCCTTTCTCTTACACCTTTGAGCTGCGAGACAAAG GTAACTTCAGCCACTTGCTGCCAGAAGAGCAGATTCAGCCAGCCTGTGAGGAGGCCTACGCAGGAGCTCTTTCCATCATTACATACGTTCACGACAAGGCCTTTAACAGCAGTACCCTCCCTAACGCTGCTGTCATCACAGTTACTGGTAATGTTATGAAGATATGGAGCACTATGATGGCTGTGTTTCTCACCACAGGGGTCTTGGTGTAA
- the LOC121907623 gene encoding melanoregulin-like — protein sequence MGAKYTVCCCRYYLNHSREEKNAILRMRTTKVSRPPEQLSSESSDSDREVESLFGPQPSRRSPRSNQQSQMISENPWASINRPCDSPIRQGSDRELEAFINMRDRADKATEEWEKLNYDIYTLRYARREVRTRWKKILLQLGYQCEVDALLCVNRQSRLSRDQDHLNRATELFKQLLDQTSLFPPGTGHQNRYLYVMDRLVSLDSAEDFVRLAKEKYPQKDS from the exons ATGGGTGCCAAGTATACCGTCTGCTGCTGTCGCTACTATCTGAAccacagcagagaggagaaaaatgctATTTTGCG AATGCGCACCACCAAAGTTTCCAGGCCACCAGAGCAGTTATCCAGTGAGTCCAGCgacagtgacagagaggtggagagcctttttgggccgcagccTTCGAGAAGGAGTCCACGCAGCAACCAGCAAAGCCAGATGATCAGTGAAAACCCATGGGCGAGCATAAACAGACCCTGTGACTCTCCCATCAGGCAAGGATCCGACAGAGAGTTAGAGGCTTTTATCAACATGAGAGACCGGGCTGACAAGGCAACAGAG GAATGGGAAAAGCTGAATTATGACATATACACCCTGCGCTATGCCCGACGTGAAGTCAGAACTCGATGGAAGAAAATCCTGCTGCAGCTCG gttATCAGTGTGAGGTGGACGCCTTGTTGTGTGTGAACAGACAGAGCCGGCTCAGTCGAGACCAGGATCATCTTAACAGAGCTACTGAACTGTTCAAACAGCTGCTGGACCAGACCTCTCTGTTCCCTCCAGGAACGGGACACCAGAACAGATACCTCTATGTCATG GACCGCCTGGTGTCCCTGGACAGTGCTGAGGACTTTGTCAGACTGGCCAAAGAAAAATATCCCCAGAAAGACAGCTGA